In Humulus lupulus chromosome 7, drHumLupu1.1, whole genome shotgun sequence, the following are encoded in one genomic region:
- the LOC133791025 gene encoding ras-related protein RABE1c-like, with protein sequence MAAPPARARADYDYLIKLLLIGDSGVGKSCLLLRFSDGSFTTSFITTIGIDFKIRTIELDGKRIKLQIWDTAGQERFRTITTAYYRGAMGILLVYDVTDESSFNNIRNWIRNIEQHASDNVNKILVGNKADMDESRRAVPTAKGQALADEYGIKFFETSAKTNLNVEQVFFSIARDIKQRLADTDNRAEPSTIRINQPEQGPGASSLAVQKSACCGS encoded by the exons ATGGCTGCTCCACCAGCTAGGGCTCGAGCTGATTATGATTACCTTATTAAGCTTCTGTTGATCGGCGACAGCG GTGTTGGTAAGAGTTGTCTTCTGTTGCGTTTCTCAGATGGTTCCTTCACCACAAGTTTCATCACAACAATTGG CATTGATTTCAAGATAAGGACCATTGAACTTGATGGAAAACGGATTAAGCTCCAAATTTGGGATACAGCTGGTCAAGAGCGATTCCGTACTATCACAACTG CTTACTATCGAGGAGCCATGGGGATTCTTCTGGTCTATGATGTTACTGATGAATCATCTTTCAATA ATATTAGGAATTGGATTCGCAACATTGAACAGCATGCTTCAGATAACGTCAACAAGATCCTGGTAGGGAACAAGGCTGATATGGATGAAAGCAGAAGG GCTGTGCCCACCGCTAAGGGCCAAGCACTTGCTGATGAGTATGGGATCAAGTTCTTTGAAACT AGtgccaaaaccaatttaaatgtGGAACAAGTTTTCTTTTCAATAGCAAGGGATATAAAACAAAGGCTTGCCGATACCGACAACAGAGCCGAG CCCTCAACAATCAGGATCAACCAACCAGAGCAGGGGCCTGGGGCAAGTAGTTTAGCTGTACAAAAATCAGCATGCTGTGGTTCTTAA